One stretch of Acholeplasma laidlawii PG-8A DNA includes these proteins:
- a CDS encoding ABC transporter substrate-binding protein produces the protein MKKIFLSLIALSALILASCTTSDPNSLKISVYLGGYGQVWINTLARQFEAENPGVTVTVEANPDLASDIPNRLQNGSNDDIFFSHGINWEFLAVQGHIEPLDDLMEQEVEDGVLLKDKVDQSLLQTAKFGGKYYKLPWTNGVGGIVYNAKMFRENGWEVPETYDELVALSETIYNAKIKVDPTDLKPNAATIKPFVWSQETYYWDYLVFDWWAQINGTEFFNDYKKAESSEIFNPETNQGHYKALEAWTNLVAKNPLYSVEDSVGKQYMAAQMDFLNGYAAMIPNAQWLESEMISNINPDIMEMRMMPAPFVAGAKTDNEGNPIRVNYTVGAGDSIIIPKKAPNKELAKKFLLFLAKDESIATFTEKTNGVLLAMNYDTVELDSSNLSEFSKSIIEINQNSQKFNLYSNSLMILEGKVGLEWPPQNLQYYATLFNHYNNRDYLTNPEGWLAAGNEYNVRNIFIESYDHIKANWSKWQSEIAG, from the coding sequence AAGTGATCCAAATAGTTTGAAGATTTCTGTCTATTTAGGTGGTTATGGTCAAGTATGGATCAATACACTAGCTAGACAATTTGAAGCAGAGAACCCAGGTGTAACTGTAACAGTAGAGGCAAATCCAGATTTAGCATCTGATATTCCTAACAGATTACAAAACGGTTCAAACGATGACATTTTCTTTTCCCACGGTATTAACTGGGAGTTTTTAGCGGTTCAAGGACATATTGAACCACTAGATGATCTAATGGAACAAGAAGTAGAAGATGGTGTCTTATTAAAAGATAAAGTAGACCAAAGTTTACTTCAAACAGCTAAGTTTGGTGGTAAGTACTATAAATTACCTTGGACAAACGGTGTAGGTGGTATTGTATATAACGCTAAAATGTTTAGAGAAAACGGTTGGGAAGTTCCAGAAACTTATGATGAATTAGTGGCATTATCAGAAACTATCTATAATGCAAAAATCAAAGTAGATCCAACAGATTTAAAACCTAATGCAGCTACTATTAAACCATTTGTATGGAGTCAAGAAACTTACTACTGGGATTACTTAGTATTTGACTGGTGGGCTCAAATCAATGGTACAGAATTCTTTAATGATTATAAAAAAGCAGAATCTAGTGAAATCTTTAACCCTGAAACCAATCAAGGTCACTACAAGGCTTTAGAAGCTTGGACGAACCTGGTTGCTAAAAATCCATTGTATTCTGTTGAGGATTCTGTTGGTAAACAATATATGGCAGCTCAAATGGACTTCTTAAATGGCTATGCAGCAATGATTCCTAATGCACAATGGTTAGAATCAGAAATGATTTCTAATATCAATCCGGATATTATGGAAATGCGTATGATGCCAGCACCATTTGTAGCAGGTGCTAAAACAGATAATGAAGGCAACCCAATTAGAGTAAACTACACTGTTGGTGCTGGTGACTCAATTATTATCCCTAAGAAAGCCCCAAATAAAGAGCTTGCTAAGAAGTTCTTACTCTTCCTAGCAAAAGATGAAAGTATTGCAACATTCACAGAAAAAACTAATGGTGTATTACTTGCTATGAACTATGACACGGTAGAATTAGATAGTTCAAACCTATCAGAGTTTTCTAAATCAATTATTGAAATTAACCAAAACAGTCAAAAATTCAACCTTTATAGTAATTCACTCATGATACTAGAAGGTAAAGTGGGACTAGAATGGCCACCACAAAATCTACAATATTATGCAACATTATTTAATCATTATAATAACCGTGATTATCTAACAAACCCAGAAGGTTGGTTAGCGGCAGGTAATGAATATAATGTTCGTAACATCTTTATAGAAAGTTATGATCACATTAAAGCCAACTGGTCAAAATGGCAATCAGAAATAGCAGGATAA